The following is a genomic window from Methanolinea sp..
TACGCGTGTTCCCACGCGTCGACGACCATCAGGATGGAGAACGCGGGGAACACGTTCACGTTGTGCTTCTCGATCTGCATCACGAGGAGCCTCCCCGTCTTCCTGCAGTAGGAGAGGGCACCCCACCCCGAGCCCTCGACGCTGTTCGTGGCCGCGGAAAACTCCTTCTTGAACCTCTCGAAGGACCCGAACTCGCGGTCTATGTGCCGGGCGAGTTCCCCGGAGGGCGAGCCCCCGCCTCCCTTCCCCGCGGGCGCGAGGTTCTCCCAGAAGAGGGAGTGGAGGAGGAACCCGCCGATGTGGAAAGAGAGTTCCTTTGCGACCGCCTTCTGGTCGAGGTCGGTCCCTTCCTTCCGGGACTTGTCTAGCTTCTCGAACAGGGCGTTCGCCCCGTTCACGTAGGCCTGGTGGTGCTTCGTGTGGTGGATTTTGAGCTGCTCTTCCGAGATGGAAGGGGCGAGGTCCTTGTAATCGTAAGGCAGTGCGGGGAGCGTGTAGAGACGACTGCTTTCCATTCTTCCTGTACCTCCCTACTGTTCAGTTCTTCTGAAAGGAGACTATAAAGTCATTCCCATCCTGCCCTCCCGCGAATTTCCGGCGGGGCAAGGGGGGCACGGCCGAAAGACCCGCGGCAAACCCCTCGTTTTTCCCGCAACACCCTTCACTCGTGCCTTTTTAAGTTGGAAGAGCTCAATAGTGAAGGGAGGCTGGTGAGCGCAGCGTGAGAGGAGAGCGGGGAACCGGCCCCGAGGGGCTTGTCCGTGAATGCTACAGGAGCGGGGGGTACGTCTATGCCCGCCCGCCCGGCAGTACCACGGGGACCGCGGGGGTTGCACGCGTTGCGAGGCTCGCGAGCAACGAGAACCCTGACCCGCCCCCGGCGCGTGCGCTCGCGAGGGCGAGGGAGGCGCTCACGGGCGCAAACCGCTACCCCGGGGACGAGGTCGGCGCGTTCATCGCCGCGCTGGAGCAGTACCACGGGCCCTACCACTTCGTCGCTGGTGCGGGGATGGACGGCGTCATCGAGACGATCCTCCGGCTCTTCGTGACCTGCGGCGACAGGGTGGTGATATCCACCCCGACCTTCTCCTTCTACGGGCTCGCGGCATCCGCCCTGGGCGCGGAAGTCGTCCACGTGCAGAGGGAGGACGACTTTTCCGTGGACACGGGGAAGTTCATCCGCGAGGCGAGGGATGCGAAGGTCTCGTTCCTCTGCACGCCCAACAACCCCACGGGGACGGTGACCCCCGCGGGGGACGTCGGGGAGATCCTGGGGGAGATCCCGGGAATCCTCTTCCTCGACAACGCGTACGTGGAGTTCTGCGACGAGGAGTACCGCCACCTCGTGCGGGAGCATGACAACCTCGTGATCGGGAGGACGATGTCGAAGGCGTTCTCCCTCGCGGGCCTGCGGGTGGGGTATGCCTTCGTCCCGGAGTGGCTGGTCCCCTACTACAACAGGGCTGCGACGCCGTTTTCCATCCCGTCCGTCTCTGCCGCCGCGGCGGCCGGGGCCCTCGAGGACGGGGAGCACGTCGAGAGGGCGAGGAGGCGCGTCTGCAGGCTCCGCGAACGCGTCTCCCGGGAATGCCGTTTCCCCGTCGTCCCGTCGGGCGCAAACTTCGTCCTCGTCGACGTCTCCCCCCGGAAGGGCTGCGACGTTGCCGGCATCCTCGCGTCGAGGGGCGTGCTCGTCCGGTCGTGCGAGAGCTTCCCCGGGCTTGCCGACCACTACGTCAGGGTGAGCATCGGCGAGGACTGGGAGATGGAACGGTTCCTCCGAGAGATCAACAGCCTATGATGACGGGAATCACCGGGACTCCGGGTACGGGGAAGTCTTCCGTGGGGAGGATCCTGCGTGCCCGGGGCTACCCCGTGACGGAGGTCACGGAGACCGTGGGGAAGTACGTCGTCCGGCGCGACGACGAGAGGGACACGCTCGTGGTGGACGAGGACCGCTGGGCGGCGGAATTCGGGAGGAGGGAGGGGTTCGTCATCGGGCACCTCTCGCACCTGCTCCCCTGCGACCTCGTCGTCGTCCTGCGGTGCGCACCGGAGGTCCTGCGGGAGCGCCTGAAGGAGAGGGGCTACGACGAGAGGAAGGTGCGCGAGAACTGCGAGGCAGAGGCCCTCGACGTGATCCTCGTCGAGACACTCGAGATCCACCCCGCGGAGAGGGTCCTCGAGGTCGATACCACGCGCATGGCCCCCGCGGAGTGCGCGGACGTGGTCGAGGGATTCGTGAGGGGAGAAATACCCCCCTCGGTGGGGAAGGTCGACTGGTCGTACTACCTCGGAGGAGAGGAATGACGCTCGAGGTCCTGCGTCCCCACATGGCTACCCTCATGGAACCGTTCATCTCCGCGTCGAGGCGGGCGGGTGTATCCCCTAACACCCTCACCGTTCTCTCGCTCTTCACCGCCGCCCTCGCCGGCGCATCGTACTGGCTCGGCAACGTCCTCGCCGGGACGGTCTTTGTCGCGTTCAATGCCCTCTTCGACGGCCTCGACGGCGCTCTCGCGAGGGCAGAGAAGAAGGAGAGCATCCGCGGCGACTTCCTCGACCACGTCATCGACAGGTACTCGGACATCTTCATCATTACCGGGATCTTCGCGGGCGGCGCGGCGGGGTGGGAGGTGGGTGTCCTCGCCCTCACCGGCGTCCTCATGTCCTCCTACCTCGGGACCCAGTCCCAGGCGGTCGGGATGGGGAGGTACTACGGGGGGGCGCTCGGGAGGGCAGACCGGCTCGTGATGATCATCTGCGCGGGCCTGCTCACCGTCGCGTTCCCGGGGAAGGTCTTCTCCCTCTCGATCCTCGGGTGGCTCCTCCTCGTCCTCGGGGTGATGGGGCACGTAACCGCGGTGCAGAGGTTCCTCCACGTCTGGAAGAACATGCCCTGACCGGGCCCCCGGTTCTCCCCTAGAACCACGAGTCGAGGGTCTTCTGGCCGGTGGCAGCCTTGACCTCGCCGAGCGCACTCTCGACCCTCTCGGGCGAGAAGTCGAACCTGTCGCAGAGCATCCGGAGCACCCCCTCCCTGTCCGGCGGCCGCCACTGGAGGGTGTAGTCGTCCGTGACAGGGGGGTTCTCGAAGAACCGGTAGATCTCTTCCCAGTCAAGGCCCGGCTGCCTCTCCCTCATGACCTGCTCGAACTCGCCGTTCCTGACCATGCGGAGGGCAGTCTTCGCCCCCACGCCTTTTATCCCCTCGTTGAAGTCCGTCCCGACCAGTATCCCTATCCGTATCAGGTCGCCCCAGGAGATCCCGAGGCCCGAGAGGACCTCGGTGAGGAGGAGCCTCTCCGGGACGACCGAGAGCGTCCTCCCGCGGACCTTCCTCTTCCCGCTCACCGTGAGGTTCCGGACGAGGACCGGCGCACCGAAGAGGAGGGTGTCGTAGTCCTGCGAGACGACGTACCGTGCGGCACCCCGCGCCACCATGTGGGCTGCCTGGGCCTCACCCTCGCTCGGTGCCTGGATCCACGGCAGGCCGAGGAGGGAGAGGAGTTCGCGGGACGTGGCGATTATCTCCTCGTCTATCCGCGAGGACGACCGCGCCTGCCGGTATGCCTCCTCGGTGTCGCCGCGGAGGAGTGCCTCCTTCCATCTCTCCCCCGCGAGCTCGCGGGCGACCCTCCTCTCCTCTATCGTCTCGCGCTTGAATGGCGGGGGGGCGCCATCGTATATCCACACCGTCCGGATCCCCTTCGCGAGCAGGTTCGACGCCCGGAAGAGGATCCCGGAGAGGTGCGAGGTGACGCGCCCGTTCCTGTCCATGAGGGGTGTCCCGTCGGGCTGGCGGATGATGCTCAGGAACTGGTAGAGCGCGTTGTGCGCGTCCACCGCCGCGACACCGGCGAGGTCCTGCCACGTGACAGTCTCCTTGAAATCGGCGACGATGTCCCTGAGCGCGACACCCATCGGTCATCCCCCGCGGAAAACCGCCTTCACCGGTAGACCCTCTTTGCAATCTCTTCCACGATTGCATCGACGTGCGCCATGTGGCTCTCGTATTTCTGGGAGAGTTTCGCCGCGATCTCCTCCATGTTCATCCGGATCATCCTCTCCCGCTGGGAAAGGGCCCTCTCGATCTGCCTCACCTTGCGGTGGACGAGGAAGACGAGGCCCCCGAGGGAGATCATCATCAGGGCCGATGCGATCGATTTGATAATGTCAAAATTCAGACTTATCACGAGGACGAGGGTGGAGATCACGAGGACGGCGAGGAGGATGACGTCGACGAGGTATTCCCGCGTGTCCATAGAGTGAGATGGAAGACGACCATGCATAAAACTAACCCGGCCGCCAGCACCCACGCCGAGAGATTGGGAGAGTGGCTGCCCCTCGCGGCGATGCCCGCGATGCTCGTCCTCGTGGAGACGGGCGCCGTCCTCCTCTCCCTCCCCATGAGGGAGGCAGGGCTCACCGCGTTTGAGGACCCATCCTCGGTTGCAAACCCCTTCATCTTCCTCTTCATCCTCCTCTCGTTCACGGCGTTCCTCCTCTTCCTGATGAAGTTCGGGTTCAGGAGGGTGATTGCCGCCGTCATCTACGTCTCCATATTCCTCACGTTCGTGTACATCTTCGGGGCAATCCTCGCGCTCCTTTCGCCTGACATCGACGTCGTCGTCGGCGGGAGCCTCCTCGCCTCGGTTGCCGCGACCGCGGCCCTCTACCTCCACCCCGAGTGGTACGTCATCGACACCCTCGGGATCCTGATCGCGGCGGGAGCGGCATCGATATTCGGGATATCGCTCGACATCGTCCCCGTGGTCATCCTGCTCGTCATCCTCGCGGTTTACGACGCGATCTCGGTGTACAGGACGAAGCACATGATATCCCTCGCCGAGGGCGTCCTCGAGAGCCGGAGCCCGATCCTCTTCGTGATCCCGCGGAGGAAGGGATACAGTTTCCGGAGGGAAGGCATCGGGCCTCTGGAAGGGGGGGAGAGGGGGGCATTCGTCATCGGGATGGGGGACATGATCATGCCGGCCATCCTCGTCGTCTCCGCAGACGTGTTCCTGCCGGCCCCCCGGGTGGGCCTCTTCTCGGTGCCCGCGCTCGGCGCGATGGCAGGGTCCGTCGCCGGGCTCTGCGTGCTCCTCTCCCTCGTGAGGCGGGGGAGGCCGCAGGCTGGCCTCCCGTCCATCAACGGCGGTGCTCTCGCGGGGTTCCTACTCGGTTTTCTCGCCACCCTTCTCCCGTGACCGCTCCCGGAAGGCGAGGATGTACTCGAGGACCTCGGCAACCCCTTCCCCCGTCTCGGTGGACATGTTGATGTACCCGTCGAAGTAGGCGAGGTCAGCCTTGTTGACGACCGGGACGACGGGGACGGTGACCATCTCCTCTATCTCGTGGAGGAGCCTGAACTGTTCTTCGAGGGGGTACCCGCACTGCTCGCTCGCGTCGAGGATGACGAGGATGACAGACGCGAGGTTCGTGATGGCCGTCAGGGCCTGCCGCTCGACCACGTTCCTCTCCCCCGCGGGGCGGTCGAGGAGGCCAGGCGTGTCGATGAACTGGACGCGTTCCCTGCCGACCATCCGGTGCCCGACGATTATCCCCTTCGTCGTGAAGGGATAGGCCGCGACCTCGGGGGTCGCAGAGGAGACGAGGCGGATGAAAGACGATTTCCCGACGTTCGGGTACCCCGCGACGACGACGGTGAATTCGTCGCTCACGTGGGGGAGGGTCCGCAGGACGTTGCGCACCTCGTTGAGGAAGACGAGGTCGTCCCCGATCTGGTGTACGACGGACGAGAGCCTCGCGACAGCCCTCTTGCGTACCTGCGAGGGGACCTCGGCCTTCCTCGTCTGGTACGCGAGGCCCGGGCCGTGGGTCCGCGCCCACCGGGCCGCCCACCCCACGGAGCCGAGGGACTTCCTCACCCTACCGATTCCCCAAAGGATCTCCACGATGTCCCTGTAGAAGGCGGGGAGCGAGTCGAAGTCGGGGAAAGACTGCATTATCCTGACGAGGCGGTCGTGGATGGACTGGGAGACTGCCCTCACGAACTCCTCGTTTGCCCTGTCCTTGTTCTTCTTGAGCCTCATCTTGGATGCCGCCCTGCGGAAACTCCGATCGAGTATCTCCTCCGCGGTCGGCACCGTAGGAATGCTCTCGAATTCCACTCCCGTCCTACCTGTAACCTATATATTCCCATGTTGATGATAAACCATTATGGATTTGTCCCTGATCCAGAGAGACATTTTAATTACTCTCATCTCGCTGTATCACAAGCATTCTCAGCCCGTGAAAGGAGAGGAGATAGCGGAAGTGATACGGAGGAACCCGGGGACTGTCCGGAACCAGATGCAGGCCCTCAAGGCCATCGGCCTCGTCGACGGGATACCCGGTCCGAAGGGGGGGTACAATCCCACCGTCCAGGCATACAGGGCACTGAACCTCGAGATATCGGAGAAGGAGTACGACGTCAAGATCGCCCGCAACGGAGAGGTCGTGCCCGGCGTGAAGGTCGTGGAGATCGCGTTCACCACGCTCTGCCACCCGGACATATGCCGTGCAAACGTCCTCGTGCGGGGGTCGGTGAAGGCCTTCGAGATAGGCGACCAGGTCACGATTGGCCCTACCCCCGTGAACAAGCTCCTGATAAGGGGCGAGGTGTACGGGAGGGACGAGGTCTCCCAGACCCTCCTCATCTCGATATACGAGATGATATCCCTGCCCAAGAAACCCATCAGGCACTACATGAGCAGCCCGCTCATCTCCCTGAAGCGGACGGACACCATCGGCGACGCCCTCCACCTCTTCAATACCCACCGCATAAGGGGCGCCCCCGTGATAGAGGACGACGTCCTCTACGGCATCATCACGATGAGCGATGTCGCACGTGCACTCGAGGAGGGACTCCCCATGTCGACCCCCGTCTCTCGTGTCATGACAACCGACGTGGTGAAGGCCCCCTCCTCGGTCCAGCTCTTCGAGGTGATCCGCAGCTTCAAGGAGAGGGACATCGGCCGCCTCATCGTGATGGAAGGGGAAAAACCCGTCGGGATACTCACCCAGTCAGACATCATCAAGGTCTTCCCCTCCCTCTGACGTGCGTCCCGCCATCCTCCGGCAGGAGAGGTTTTTCTGCACCCGGAGAGGTGGACTCCCCTGTTTAAACGGGAGATTTTTGAACAATTTTATATACGAATAGGGCCACACCCTCTTTCATGTCGAGAGTTCTGGCCCGGAGCCTCTCCAGGAAGAAGATCGTCACGAACGAAGGCAAGGTCATCGGAACGCTCAGGAACCTCGTGGTGGACTTCGAGACCGGCCAGGTGGTCGACCTCGTCATCTCGCCGGACCCCTCGTTCGACACGACGGGGTACAGGACCGAGGGCGAACGGCTCTTCATCCCCTTCGAGGCGGTCAAGGACATAAAGGACTACATCGTCGTCGACCGCTACCTCTCGAGGAAGTGAGGGAAATTCCGGTCCAGGGCCTCGAGGAACCCCTCGCCGTACTCCTTTTCCGTCACCTCGTCGGCGTGCATTTTTAACTTGGGGTGGGCATTGCCCACCGCGACCCCCTTCCCCGCGAGCGCGAGCATCTCGACGTCGTTTTCCCCGTCGCCCACCGCGAGGAACTCGGTCGTCTCCATCCCCATGAGCGACGCGAGCTTCTCGAAGGCCGCCCCCTTGGTCACTCCCGGCGGGTGGATGTGGATCGCAAAACCCGTGTCGATGACCTCCACCGGGTGCCCCCCCACCAGCTCCCGGACGAGCTCGACCGGGAGCGTCCGGGCGATCGCGACGTCCACGAACCTGTAGGGGAGGCTGTAGTGCTCTATCTTTATGTTCCTCTCCCTGCAGGCCAAGACGAGGTCCCAGAGCGCGAGCCTCGGTGCGGTCCCGTCGGAGAGGACCGAGATCTCGCTGTCCCAGCCTGTCCGGATGATCCCCCCGTTCTCGCCGATGTAGACACCCCCTGTCCCGACCATCTTTGAGACCGCGTCCATGAAGCACGCGGTGTTGCCGCTCGCGAGGACGACGCGGATGCCCTCGTCGACGAGGGCCCTGATCGACTCGATCGCCCCCGTATGGATCCGCCGGCGGAAGTCCGTGATCGTCCCGTCGATGTCGGTGACGAGCCCCCTGAATCGGCGCGAACCGGGCATGGTCCCCTCTTCCCCTAGAGAGGTACCCCTCCGGGATCGTTATTCCTTTCCGAATAACCCCTGCTCCCCGCCCGGATCGCCTTGCCCGGGGAAGGGGGAGGCCCGGCGAAATGAAAAAATGGGTGCTTTTTTCAGGCCGGCTTGAGCCCGGACTCCTCGACCACGAACGCCGCCTCGCCCTCCGGGAGGTTGGGACTGTCGACGAGGCGGGCGATCCGCTTGCCCCCCTTGCTCTTGCGCAGGTAGATCCTGAACGTGGCGGTGTGGCCCACGATGTTCCCGCCGATCGGTTTCGTGGGGTCACCGAAGAAGACGCCGGGGTTCGAGAGGACCTGGTTCGTCACGAGCCCCACGGCATTGTACTCGTCGACGACCCTGAAGAGGTCGTGGAGGTGCCGGTTCAGCTTCTGCTGCCGGGCAGCGAGCGTTCCCCGCCCCGCGTACTCCGCGCGGAAGTGGGCGGTGAGAGAGTCGATGACGATCAGCCTCACGGGCTTCTCGGAGTTGCGGAGTTCCTGCGCCTTCTCCCTCGCGCTGTCGAGGATGAGCATCTGGTGGTCCGAGGTGTGGGCCCGGGCGACGTGGATGTTCTCGAGGAACTCCTCGGGATCGGCGTCGAGGCCGAGGCCGAGGACCATCTGCTCGATGCGCTCCGGGCGGAACGTGTTCTCGGTGTCGATGAAGATCGCGGATCCCGAGAGACCTCCCTCCTCCTCGGGGAGCTGGACGTTGACGGCAGCCTGGTGGGCCACCTGGCTCTTCCCCGACCCGAACTCGCCGTACAGCTCGGTGATGGCCTGTGTTTCGAGCCCTCCGCCGAGGAGGGCATCGACTTCGGGCACGCGCAGGCGCAGTTTCCTCACCTCTTTCCTCTGCTCGAAGACATCCTTGCCCGTCCTGAACCCGCCGATGTCGACCATCTCGCGGGCGGCCTTGATCATCTTCTTCGCGGTGGATTCACCTATCTCGGCGGTCTCGGCAAGTTCCTGCGGGGATGCCGTGGCGATGCTCTCCACCGTGAGGAAACCTGCCTCGCGCAGCTTCTCTGCGGTGCTCGGTCCGACACCGGGGAGATCTTCGATATCGAGGGATCCGGAACTCATCGGTCGTTCACCTCTTGTGGTGTGAGGATATCATTCACCTGCATATATCTTCGCGGCCGTGCGGGGTGAAAGTATCCCCGCCCGGAGATTCCCCGCCCTGTAGCGCGGCGAGGAGCCCCTCGCACCTCGCGAGGAGCGCGTCCCTGTCGGGGACGTCCTCTTCCCACTCGACGACGCTGACCCTGTTGCCCGCCCGGATGACCCTCGCCCTCACGGGGTGGCCGTGCGGGATGCGCCCGTCCACGACGAGGAAACAGTCGTCCCCCGTGTCGAGGTACGTCGCGCTCCCCGCGACAATCACGTCGCCCCGCACGTCCACCTCCCCGGCAATGGGCGGGGAGGCGACCCTCACGAAACTCCCCCTCCCCGCGTGGATTTCGTGGCCCCCGTCCTTTGCCGGGCGGACGGAACAGAGGTAGAGTCCAACCTCGTCCCCCGCGACGAGGGGGACGTGCGCGTGGTCGCCCCAGAGCACTGCCCTCACCTCGGCGGTCCCGTCGGAGATCGCGATATTCCGAACGGACGAGGGTTTCCCCTCGCGGGTGACGAACGGTCTAGGGAGGGAGCACGATCGCACGAGCCCGCGGACCGAGCACGTCTCCTTCCCCCCGATGCCGTCGAGGGGATCGAGGGCCCACGCGATCTCCCCCTCCGCGGGCTCGACGCTGCTCTTCTCGTCGATGCTGTACTCGGGCCCCGTCCTGCGGTGCTTCTCGAGGGCCCCCCGTATCCTGAAACAGGCACCCTCCGCGAGGATATCGAGGTGCTCGGGGACCCAGCAGGCCATCCGGGTGACGGCCTTCCCGTCGCTGACCACCATCTCGACCATTCCCGCCGCGGTCCCGTCCCGCCGGGCGACCTCCCTTGCCTCCCCCATCGCGATGATCCAGACGACGATGTCCTTCCGCCTCGGCGGGGAGAGGTAGGGGGCAACCTCGGACGGCCCGGATATCTCGACGGGCGCGGGCCTCATCGCCATCACGGTGATCTCGCGGGGGCTCCTCCCGGTGTGCCTCCCGATGACCTCGAGCACGTCGCCCACATCGATCTCCTCTGTCGCGGCAGCCTTCTCGTCCCAGAGGATCGCCCTCACCTGCCCGGTCTCGTCCCCGAGGACGAGGCTTGAAACGAGCCCTTTCTCTCCGCCCGGCCTCTCGAACTCGCGCACCGGGTCCTTCGCGATGACCTTCCCGAAGAAGGAAAACAGGCTCTGCCTGCCGTTCAGCTGCGCGATCTTCACGTGGTGGCGCCCGAGGTCCCGGACGACCATCATCGCGGCGGTCACCTCGTCGATGAGGTCGCCGCACGCTGCCATCTTCTCCTCCACGCGCCGCTCGAACTCCTCGCGGGAGATGAGGTCGTCCACGAGGGCGTAGTGGAAGTGCACGGGGTCCCCTTCACCTCAGCCCTTCTGCCACGGCGGCACGACCATCGTCGCCGTGAGGTCCGCGATGGTCTCTGCCCTCCTCATCAGGGCTGCCTCCCCGCGGTGTACGAGGACCTCCGCGCACCGGGGGCGACCGTTGTACTGGGACGACATGGCAAACCCGTATGCCCCCGCGTCGAGGACTGCGATCAGGTCCCCGGCAGCGACCCGCGGGAGCAGCCGGTCCTCCGCGAGGATGTCGCCGCTCTCGCAGATGGGGCCGGTCACCGTGTACACCTCGGTCCCCGGCGCGCCTGCCTTCCCGGCGACGACGACCTCGTGGTAGGCATCGTACATCGCGGGCCTCACGAGGAGGTTGAAGCCCGCGTCCACGTTGACGAAGTTCTTGTGCGCCCTCTTGACGGAATTGACCCTCGTGAGGAGGACTGTCGAGTCCGCGACGAGGAAGCGCCCGGGCTCGACCCAGAGGGAGAGCGTTGTGCCGAGTTCCCGGGAGAGTTCGCGGACCGGCGGGACCACCGCGTCCGCGTATTCCCCGGGGGTCGGCGCCTCCTCGCCCTGGCTGCGACGGTAGGGGATCCCGAGCCCTCCCCCGAGGTCCACGAACTCGAGGCGGATTCCCATCCCGGCAAGGTCCCGGACTATCCCGGCCATCACGCGGGCTGCCTGCGCGAAAGGCTCGACATCGAGGATCTGGGACCCGATGTGGCAGTGGATGCCGACCGGTTCCACGCCCTCGCACGCCGTGGCCTCCCCGTAGGCATCCTTCACCATGGCGTGGGGGATCCCGAACTTGCTCGTCGCGAGACCCGTCGCGATCTTCCTGTGCGTGGGGACGTCGAGCGCGGGGTTGACGCGGAACGCGACCCGGGTGACCTCCCCTGCCTCGCGCGAGATCCGGTCGAGCTGGTGCAGCTCGTCGATGGAGTCGAGGGAGACGGCGACACCCTTCTCCACGGCGAGGGCGAGGTCGGCGGCACTCTTCGAGCTCCCGTTAAAAAGGAGGTCTTCCGGCCGCATGCCGGCCATGAGGGCGAGGGTGAGTTCACCGGAAGAGAAGACGTCCGCACCCGCCCCCTCGCGGGCGAGGGCCCGGAGCACGGCGAGGTTCCCGTTCGCCTTCGCCGCGTACAGGACCTTGACGTTTGGGTACCTGGAGGCGAGCGCCTCGCGGAACGACCGGTAGAGCGAGACGATGCGGTCCTGGTCCGTCACGTAGAGGGGGGTCCCGAACCGCCCGGCGAGCGCCTCGCAGTCGATCCCGCCTATCGCGAGCCTCCCGTCCCGGACAGCGAGGTGGGGTGGGAGTTTCATAGCCCAAGCCCCTCCATCCTCTCCAGTGCCTCGCGGATCCGCTCCGTCGACCTCGTGAGGGCGAACCTGACGTACCCCTCGCCCCCCGACCCGAACCCCACGCCGGGAGTAACCACGATCCCTGCCTCGTCGAGGAGGCGCGTCGCGAATGCCATGCAGTCGTCGACCGGCACCCAGACGTAGAACGTTGCCTTCGGCGGTTCGACCGGGAACCCGAGGGCGCGGAGGCCGGAGACGAGGGTGTCCCTGCGCTCCTTGTAGATCCTGCAGGCCTCCTCCACGCAGTCGGCGGGGCCGGAGAGCGCCGCGATCGCGGCCCTCTGGACGGCATCGAAGACACCGGAATCGACGTTCGTCTTGACCCTCGCGAGGCCGGCGAGGATGGCGCGGTTCCCGACCGCCATCCCGATCCTCCACCCGGTCATGTTGTACGTCTTGGAGAGGGAGTGCATCTCGATCGCGACGTCCATCGCGCCCTCGGTCTCGAGGAAGGATGGCGCGCGGTACCCGTCGTAGGAGATCTCGGAGTACGCGTTGTCGTGCACGACGACGATGTCGTGTTCCC
Proteins encoded in this region:
- a CDS encoding superoxide dismutase — protein: MESSRLYTLPALPYDYKDLAPSISEEQLKIHHTKHHQAYVNGANALFEKLDKSRKEGTDLDQKAVAKELSFHIGGFLLHSLFWENLAPAGKGGGGSPSGELARHIDREFGSFERFKKEFSAATNSVEGSGWGALSYCRKTGRLLVMQIEKHNVNVFPAFSILMVVDAWEHAYYIDYKNDRAKYIENIWNIVNWDAVASRFENARKS
- a CDS encoding histidinol-phosphate transaminase; translation: MRGERGTGPEGLVRECYRSGGYVYARPPGSTTGTAGVARVARLASNENPDPPPARALARAREALTGANRYPGDEVGAFIAALEQYHGPYHFVAGAGMDGVIETILRLFVTCGDRVVISTPTFSFYGLAASALGAEVVHVQREDDFSVDTGKFIREARDAKVSFLCTPNNPTGTVTPAGDVGEILGEIPGILFLDNAYVEFCDEEYRHLVREHDNLVIGRTMSKAFSLAGLRVGYAFVPEWLVPYYNRAATPFSIPSVSAAAAAGALEDGEHVERARRRVCRLRERVSRECRFPVVPSGANFVLVDVSPRKGCDVAGILASRGVLVRSCESFPGLADHYVRVSIGEDWEMERFLREINSL
- a CDS encoding adenylate kinase family protein, with translation MMTGITGTPGTGKSSVGRILRARGYPVTEVTETVGKYVVRRDDERDTLVVDEDRWAAEFGRREGFVIGHLSHLLPCDLVVVLRCAPEVLRERLKERGYDERKVRENCEAEALDVILVETLEIHPAERVLEVDTTRMAPAECADVVEGFVRGEIPPSVGKVDWSYYLGGEE
- a CDS encoding CDP-alcohol phosphatidyltransferase family protein, coding for MTLEVLRPHMATLMEPFISASRRAGVSPNTLTVLSLFTAALAGASYWLGNVLAGTVFVAFNALFDGLDGALARAEKKESIRGDFLDHVIDRYSDIFIITGIFAGGAAGWEVGVLALTGVLMSSYLGTQSQAVGMGRYYGGALGRADRLVMIICAGLLTVAFPGKVFSLSILGWLLLVLGVMGHVTAVQRFLHVWKNMP
- the fen gene encoding flap endonuclease-1, which encodes MGVALRDIVADFKETVTWQDLAGVAAVDAHNALYQFLSIIRQPDGTPLMDRNGRVTSHLSGILFRASNLLAKGIRTVWIYDGAPPPFKRETIEERRVARELAGERWKEALLRGDTEEAYRQARSSSRIDEEIIATSRELLSLLGLPWIQAPSEGEAQAAHMVARGAARYVVSQDYDTLLFGAPVLVRNLTVSGKRKVRGRTLSVVPERLLLTEVLSGLGISWGDLIRIGILVGTDFNEGIKGVGAKTALRMVRNGEFEQVMRERQPGLDWEEIYRFFENPPVTDDYTLQWRPPDREGVLRMLCDRFDFSPERVESALGEVKAATGQKTLDSWF
- a CDS encoding presenilin family intramembrane aspartyl protease PSH — translated: MHKTNPAASTHAERLGEWLPLAAMPAMLVLVETGAVLLSLPMREAGLTAFEDPSSVANPFIFLFILLSFTAFLLFLMKFGFRRVIAAVIYVSIFLTFVYIFGAILALLSPDIDVVVGGSLLASVAATAALYLHPEWYVIDTLGILIAAGAASIFGISLDIVPVVILLVILAVYDAISVYRTKHMISLAEGVLESRSPILFVIPRRKGYSFRREGIGPLEGGERGAFVIGMGDMIMPAILVVSADVFLPAPRVGLFSVPALGAMAGSVAGLCVLLSLVRRGRPQAGLPSINGGALAGFLLGFLATLLP
- a CDS encoding 50S ribosome-binding GTPase, producing MEFESIPTVPTAEEILDRSFRRAASKMRLKKNKDRANEEFVRAVSQSIHDRLVRIMQSFPDFDSLPAFYRDIVEILWGIGRVRKSLGSVGWAARWARTHGPGLAYQTRKAEVPSQVRKRAVARLSSVVHQIGDDLVFLNEVRNVLRTLPHVSDEFTVVVAGYPNVGKSSFIRLVSSATPEVAAYPFTTKGIIVGHRMVGRERVQFIDTPGLLDRPAGERNVVERQALTAITNLASVILVILDASEQCGYPLEEQFRLLHEIEEMVTVPVVPVVNKADLAYFDGYINMSTETGEGVAEVLEYILAFRERSREKGGEKTE
- a CDS encoding CBS domain-containing protein; this translates as MDLSLIQRDILITLISLYHKHSQPVKGEEIAEVIRRNPGTVRNQMQALKAIGLVDGIPGPKGGYNPTVQAYRALNLEISEKEYDVKIARNGEVVPGVKVVEIAFTTLCHPDICRANVLVRGSVKAFEIGDQVTIGPTPVNKLLIRGEVYGRDEVSQTLLISIYEMISLPKKPIRHYMSSPLISLKRTDTIGDALHLFNTHRIRGAPVIEDDVLYGIITMSDVARALEEGLPMSTPVSRVMTTDVVKAPSSVQLFEVIRSFKERDIGRLIVMEGEKPVGILTQSDIIKVFPSL
- a CDS encoding PRC-barrel domain-containing protein, with translation MSRVLARSLSRKKIVTNEGKVIGTLRNLVVDFETGQVVDLVISPDPSFDTTGYRTEGERLFIPFEAVKDIKDYIVVDRYLSRK
- a CDS encoding phosphoglycolate phosphatase; translated protein: MPGSRRFRGLVTDIDGTITDFRRRIHTGAIESIRALVDEGIRVVLASGNTACFMDAVSKMVGTGGVYIGENGGIIRTGWDSEISVLSDGTAPRLALWDLVLACRERNIKIEHYSLPYRFVDVAIARTLPVELVRELVGGHPVEVIDTGFAIHIHPPGVTKGAAFEKLASLMGMETTEFLAVGDGENDVEMLALAGKGVAVGNAHPKLKMHADEVTEKEYGEGFLEALDRNFPHFLER
- the radA gene encoding DNA repair and recombination protein RadA — protein: MSSGSLDIEDLPGVGPSTAEKLREAGFLTVESIATASPQELAETAEIGESTAKKMIKAAREMVDIGGFRTGKDVFEQRKEVRKLRLRVPEVDALLGGGLETQAITELYGEFGSGKSQVAHQAAVNVQLPEEEGGLSGSAIFIDTENTFRPERIEQMVLGLGLDADPEEFLENIHVARAHTSDHQMLILDSAREKAQELRNSEKPVRLIVIDSLTAHFRAEYAGRGTLAARQQKLNRHLHDLFRVVDEYNAVGLVTNQVLSNPGVFFGDPTKPIGGNIVGHTATFRIYLRKSKGGKRIARLVDSPNLPEGEAAFVVEESGLKPA